A genomic region of Candidatus Eisenbacteria bacterium contains the following coding sequences:
- a CDS encoding TetR/AcrR family transcriptional regulator, producing the protein MDKIPSQRRQARKKDERNWQRKKILDAGLDVFARNGYEGTSVREIAEISGFSVGHIYNLIGKKEELFDQLLLQEGCDFEGVLLSLTERLSQQPAIEILDQLIVEILSYFQERPALFQIYLNETGAVLAAIDTHFSKRVLRLRGRLQKQIVTLFKRAFEEGSVIEIDPEHMRIAFFQLLNGFLGAWALARYRYPVVNEAKTIRQIIWSGLRSK; encoded by the coding sequence GTGGATAAGATTCCATCCCAGCGACGTCAAGCTCGGAAAAAAGATGAGCGCAACTGGCAGCGTAAGAAGATACTGGATGCGGGGTTAGACGTTTTCGCCAGGAATGGCTACGAGGGAACATCGGTCCGGGAAATAGCCGAGATATCCGGATTCAGCGTCGGGCACATCTACAACCTTATTGGCAAGAAGGAGGAATTATTCGATCAACTCCTCCTTCAGGAAGGTTGTGATTTTGAGGGGGTCTTGCTTTCTTTGACCGAAAGACTATCCCAGCAGCCCGCGATTGAAATCCTCGATCAACTCATTGTGGAGATCCTCAGCTATTTTCAAGAACGTCCCGCGCTTTTTCAAATTTATCTCAATGAGACCGGGGCCGTGCTGGCGGCGATCGATACTCACTTCTCGAAGCGTGTGCTTCGTCTCCGGGGACGCCTCCAAAAACAAATTGTAACGCTTTTTAAGCGGGCGTTTGAAGAGGGATCAGTGATTGAAATTGACCCCGAACATATGAGGATTGCGTTCTTTCAGCTTCTGAATGGCTTTCTGGGAGCGTGGGCGCTTGCGCGCTATCGTTATCCCGTTGTCAACGAGGCGAAGACCATTCGACAAATTATCTGGAGCGGCCTTCGCTCAAAATGA
- a CDS encoding efflux RND transporter periplasmic adaptor subunit translates to MLSRAMKFTRNVVLGAFASVLMLAGCGKNEAPPPPGEPVVSVVTIEAQSTALTTELTGRTVAYRMAEIRPQVNGIIQKRLFEEGSEVKAGQALYKIDPAPYQAALDNARAALARAEANLTTIQLRKDRFEKLLPDNAVSQQDYDDVTAGLKQAQAEVESWKAQVKLADINLVYTDVIAPISGRIGRSNITEGAIVTAYQPLNLTTIQQLDPIYVDLPQSTTEMLRLKRHLLDGSVKQDGADQGNIRLIQEDGMVYPLAGTLQFRDISVDPSTGSVVLRALFPNPDGALLPDMFVRGIVTEGINQQAILVPQQGVARDSKGDPFAWIVDAEGHAQIRRLVIDRAMGDKWLVSEGLAPGDQLVVEGLMSLRRPGAAVKAVPFKEGGSPGGLDEHSHQPATQSN, encoded by the coding sequence ATGCTGTCCCGTGCAATGAAATTCACGAGAAATGTGGTTCTGGGCGCTTTCGCAAGCGTTCTAATGCTTGCGGGATGCGGCAAGAATGAGGCTCCGCCGCCACCCGGCGAACCGGTGGTTTCTGTGGTGACGATCGAGGCTCAAAGCACAGCTCTGACAACCGAGTTGACCGGGCGTACGGTTGCCTACCGCATGGCCGAAATCCGGCCCCAGGTCAACGGCATCATCCAGAAGCGTCTGTTCGAGGAGGGTTCCGAGGTGAAGGCGGGGCAAGCGCTCTACAAGATTGACCCCGCTCCTTACCAGGCCGCCCTGGACAATGCGCGGGCGGCTCTGGCCAGGGCGGAGGCCAACTTGACCACAATTCAATTGCGAAAAGATCGTTTCGAAAAACTGCTACCGGATAATGCGGTGAGCCAACAGGACTACGACGATGTGACCGCGGGGTTGAAGCAGGCCCAGGCCGAAGTCGAATCCTGGAAAGCGCAGGTAAAGCTGGCCGACATCAATCTGGTCTATACCGATGTCATTGCGCCTATCTCCGGCCGCATCGGAAGATCCAATATAACCGAGGGCGCCATCGTTACGGCCTATCAACCCCTTAATCTGACAACGATCCAGCAACTCGACCCCATTTATGTGGACCTGCCTCAATCCACCACCGAAATGCTGCGCCTGAAACGGCATCTGCTGGACGGGAGCGTCAAACAGGATGGCGCAGACCAGGGAAATATCCGGCTTATCCAGGAAGACGGGATGGTTTACCCCTTGGCGGGCACCCTGCAGTTCCGCGACATCTCGGTGGATCCAAGCACCGGTTCGGTTGTTCTGCGAGCGCTCTTCCCCAATCCCGACGGTGCGCTTCTCCCGGACATGTTTGTTCGCGGAATCGTGACCGAAGGCATCAACCAGCAGGCCATCCTGGTTCCCCAGCAGGGTGTTGCCCGTGATTCCAAGGGTGATCCGTTTGCTTGGATCGTGGATGCGGAGGGTCATGCTCAAATCCGGAGACTCGTTATTGATAGGGCCATGGGCGACAAATGGTTGGTTTCGGAAGGTCTTGCCCCCGGGGATCAGCTTGTCGTCGAGGGATTGATGAGCCTGCGACGACCCGGTGCAGCAGTGAAAGCTGTTCCTTTCAAAGAGGGTGGTTCGCCTGGCGGGCTGGATGAACATTCACATCAGCCGGCGACTCAATCGAATTAA
- a CDS encoding efflux RND transporter permease subunit, protein MLSRFFLKRPVFAWVIAISMMAAGGLAIYNMSISQYPPIAPPSISITAFYPGASAETVENTITQIIEQKMTGLDNMLYISGMSSSSGMSRLELTFAPETDPDLAWAKVQNKLQLAMSNLPDVVQRQGVKVSKSTRNYLMIVGLISEDGSQNGDALRDYAQSNMEKILSRVPGVGEVENFGSQYAMRIWLDPDKLTSYNLTIEDVVMALRVYNVEVSAGQFGAAPAEEGQRLNASIVVQHLLQTTDEFAAIPIRTNPDGSTVKISDIGRTEVGSERYDVLASYNGHPSAGLAIRQAAGANALKTADAVKTTLEEMSVNFPPGMKVVYPYDTTPFTVVAINEVVKTLIIAILLVFVVMYLFMGNIRATMIPTIAVPVVILGTFGVLGLFGFSINMLTMFAMVLAIGLLVDDAIVVVENVERVMTEEGLSAREAAVKSMGQISSALIGIGLVLAAVFGPMAFFPGSTGIIYRQFSVTIAASMLLSVAVALILTPVLCVSLLRPVPPGHAPSDQALPIFRPFFRWFDRSFYNLRDRYVKLTGRMLRHRLISLVVYLLIVAAMGYMYQRMPTSYLPDEDQGMLMVQAILPSGSTLEQTAEVMDQVREYFLTQESDAVESFMGVPGMSFGGQGQNMGLGFAKLKDWDLRRHRDLKVEAVAGRAMRALSQINSAMVFAFAPPAVIELGNATGIDFQLQDRGGLGHAALMAARNQLLGMAAQDPRLVRVRPNGMEDVAEYRLDVDWGKAGALGVPIASIHNTIAASFGSAYANDFIQGGRVKRVFVQADAPYRMLPEHINKLYVRNTVGKMVPFSSFASGHWESGSPLLERFNGFPSLNIWGEPAPGKSTGDAMKAMEEITSRLPKGISYDWTGLSYQERMASSKTGLLYGFSIFVVFLTLAALYESWPIPLAILLTMPLGIIGGVIATGMRGYTNDVYFQIGLLTVLGLTTKNAILIIQFARGRVDEGMELIEATLEGARLRLRPIVMTSLAFGFGVLPLAFAAGAGSGAQTAIGTGVLGGMITSTILVIFFAPLFYVFIYKGLGKYRERASVVPAGPNPPKGESK, encoded by the coding sequence ATGTTATCAAGATTCTTCCTGAAGCGTCCTGTCTTCGCTTGGGTCATCGCTATCTCCATGATGGCGGCCGGCGGTCTGGCGATCTACAATATGAGCATCTCCCAGTATCCCCCCATCGCCCCGCCGTCCATTTCCATAACAGCGTTCTATCCCGGGGCTTCGGCCGAGACCGTTGAAAATACGATTACCCAGATCATCGAGCAGAAGATGACGGGTCTCGACAACATGTTGTACATATCCGGCATGAGTTCTTCGTCGGGCATGTCTCGTCTTGAGTTGACCTTCGCCCCCGAGACCGATCCCGATCTCGCCTGGGCCAAAGTTCAAAACAAGCTTCAACTGGCCATGTCGAACCTGCCGGATGTGGTGCAACGCCAAGGGGTCAAGGTCAGCAAGTCCACTAGGAATTACCTGATGATCGTCGGGCTCATTTCCGAGGATGGCAGCCAAAACGGCGACGCGCTACGGGACTACGCCCAGTCGAATATGGAAAAGATCCTGTCCCGTGTGCCCGGCGTGGGCGAAGTCGAAAATTTCGGGTCCCAGTATGCCATGAGAATCTGGCTCGATCCCGACAAACTGACCAGCTACAATCTCACCATCGAAGATGTTGTCATGGCGCTCAGGGTCTACAATGTAGAAGTTTCCGCTGGGCAGTTCGGCGCGGCGCCGGCAGAGGAAGGCCAGCGCTTGAACGCGTCCATCGTAGTCCAGCATCTGCTCCAGACCACGGACGAATTCGCCGCGATCCCCATCCGCACCAATCCCGACGGCTCCACGGTAAAGATCAGTGATATCGGCAGGACGGAAGTGGGAAGCGAGCGCTACGATGTGCTGGCAAGTTACAACGGCCATCCATCCGCCGGATTGGCCATCCGCCAGGCGGCCGGCGCCAACGCATTGAAGACGGCCGATGCCGTCAAGACGACCCTGGAAGAAATGAGTGTGAATTTTCCGCCGGGGATGAAGGTGGTGTATCCCTACGATACGACCCCTTTCACCGTGGTGGCCATCAACGAGGTGGTCAAGACCCTCATCATCGCGATCCTGCTCGTCTTCGTTGTCATGTACCTTTTCATGGGCAACATCCGGGCCACCATGATCCCGACCATCGCCGTTCCGGTGGTCATCCTGGGCACCTTCGGCGTCCTTGGGCTGTTCGGATTTTCAATCAATATGCTGACCATGTTTGCCATGGTGCTGGCCATCGGACTGCTCGTTGATGACGCTATCGTTGTCGTGGAAAATGTTGAGCGGGTCATGACGGAAGAGGGCCTCTCCGCCCGGGAGGCGGCGGTTAAGTCCATGGGCCAGATCTCCAGCGCCCTGATCGGCATCGGGCTGGTGCTGGCCGCCGTCTTTGGGCCCATGGCTTTTTTCCCCGGTTCCACCGGCATCATCTATCGCCAGTTCTCAGTGACCATCGCCGCCTCCATGCTTCTTTCGGTGGCCGTGGCCTTGATCCTCACGCCGGTCCTTTGCGTATCCTTGCTCAGGCCGGTGCCCCCCGGGCACGCCCCCTCGGATCAGGCGTTGCCGATCTTCCGTCCTTTCTTTCGGTGGTTCGACCGCAGCTTCTACAATCTCAGGGATCGTTATGTGAAATTGACGGGGCGCATGCTGCGGCACCGCCTTATCTCTCTCGTCGTGTATTTGCTGATTGTGGCGGCGATGGGGTACATGTACCAGCGGATGCCGACCTCGTATCTCCCAGATGAGGATCAGGGGATGCTGATGGTCCAGGCCATTTTGCCTTCGGGCTCCACCCTGGAGCAGACCGCGGAGGTCATGGACCAGGTCAGGGAGTACTTCCTGACCCAGGAATCGGATGCCGTCGAATCCTTCATGGGTGTTCCCGGCATGAGTTTCGGTGGCCAGGGGCAGAACATGGGCTTGGGTTTTGCCAAGCTCAAGGACTGGGATCTGCGTCGCCATCGAGATCTCAAGGTCGAGGCCGTGGCCGGCCGGGCCATGCGAGCCCTCTCTCAGATCAACTCGGCCATGGTTTTTGCCTTCGCGCCGCCGGCGGTGATCGAACTAGGCAATGCCACAGGGATCGATTTCCAGTTGCAGGACCGCGGTGGCTTGGGGCACGCGGCCTTGATGGCCGCCCGCAACCAGCTGCTGGGCATGGCCGCCCAGGATCCGCGGCTTGTTCGCGTTCGCCCCAACGGCATGGAGGATGTGGCTGAATACAGGCTCGATGTGGATTGGGGCAAAGCGGGCGCCCTGGGTGTTCCCATCGCCTCGATCCACAACACCATCGCCGCCTCCTTTGGCAGCGCTTATGCCAACGATTTCATTCAGGGTGGACGGGTCAAACGGGTTTTTGTTCAAGCTGACGCCCCCTACCGCATGTTGCCGGAGCATATAAATAAGCTGTATGTGCGCAACACCGTGGGCAAGATGGTCCCATTTTCTTCCTTTGCTTCCGGGCACTGGGAATCCGGTTCGCCGCTGCTGGAGCGTTTCAACGGCTTCCCCTCTCTGAACATCTGGGGTGAACCTGCACCCGGGAAGAGCACCGGCGACGCCATGAAGGCCATGGAGGAGATCACGTCAAGATTACCCAAGGGAATTTCTTATGACTGGACAGGGCTTTCTTACCAGGAACGCATGGCCTCGTCCAAGACAGGCCTGCTGTATGGGTTTTCCATCTTCGTGGTCTTTCTCACCCTGGCGGCCTTGTACGAGAGCTGGCCTATTCCTCTCGCCATCCTGCTGACCATGCCCCTCGGGATTATCGGAGGTGTGATAGCAACGGGCATGCGGGGTTACACAAACGACGTTTATTTCCAGATCGGGCTGCTGACGGTCCTCGGTCTGACGACCAAGAACGCCATCCTGATCATCCAGTTCGCCAGGGGCAGGGTGGATGAAGGCATGGAGTTGATCGAGGCGACACTTGAAGGGGCCCGGTTGCGGCTGCGCCCGATCGTTATGACATCCTTGGCCTTCGGGTTCGGCGTCCTTCCGCTTGCCTTCGCGGCCGGGGCCGGATCGGGCGCGCAAACCGCCATCGGCACCGGCGTGCTGGGCGGCATGATAACATCCACCATCCTCGTCATCTTCTTTGCGCCCTTGTTCTATGTGTTTATTTATAAGGGCCTCGGCAAGTACAGAGAACGCGCGTCGGTCGTGCCTGCTGGCCCGAACCCGCCGAAGGGGGAGTCGAAATGA
- a CDS encoding efflux transporter outer membrane subunit, with translation MKRLSQALLLALIIFSGGCTMAPKYTRPAATVPVDWPEGPAYAERPASSAFLSAADLSPQEFFLDPRLQQVINLALENNLDLRLAVLNVEKARAFYKIQQADLYPAISASAHGYKHRTSADLSSSDAPSTSEEYGIDVGITAWEIDLFGRVRSEKNQAIEKYLASDAGRRAAQISLVSAVGSAYLALAAAREQLLLAQSTLESQEEFYGIIEKQYQNGLATKLDLRRAQTTVNLAQRDVAQYQQWGAQGENALNLLVGSPVPAELLPERLSKVSLPRDFQMGLSSSVLLSRPDIMAAEHQLKAANAYIGVARAAFFPRISLTSLIGTASKGISGLFDSGSETWTLNPMIGIPLFDARAFLALQFTHTDQEIALTQYQKAIQTAFKEVADAFAVEGTIDQQVAAQESLVEATEEIYRLAQKRYTGGIESYLSVLDAQRSLYGSQQGLVGLRLAKLTNQVQLYAVLGGGNGAGR, from the coding sequence ATGAAACGGCTGAGTCAAGCCCTCTTGCTGGCCCTCATCATATTCAGCGGGGGTTGTACAATGGCCCCCAAGTACACCCGTCCCGCGGCCACCGTTCCAGTGGATTGGCCCGAGGGTCCCGCCTATGCGGAACGTCCCGCCTCTTCCGCATTCCTTTCGGCGGCCGATTTGAGTCCGCAGGAGTTTTTCCTGGATCCGCGTTTGCAACAGGTCATCAACCTGGCCTTGGAGAACAATCTGGATCTGCGCCTGGCCGTTCTGAACGTTGAAAAGGCGCGCGCTTTTTATAAGATCCAGCAGGCGGATCTATATCCGGCGATCAGCGCGTCCGCCCACGGGTACAAACACAGGACATCCGCGGATCTTTCCTCATCGGACGCACCCTCAACGAGCGAGGAATACGGCATCGATGTCGGCATCACCGCCTGGGAGATTGATCTGTTTGGTCGCGTTCGAAGCGAGAAGAACCAGGCCATCGAAAAATATCTAGCATCCGACGCGGGCCGGCGCGCCGCACAGATTTCTTTGGTGTCCGCTGTTGGTTCGGCCTATCTGGCGCTTGCGGCGGCGCGCGAACAACTCCTACTTGCACAATCCACGCTCGAGTCCCAGGAAGAATTCTATGGGATTATCGAGAAGCAATATCAAAATGGACTGGCCACAAAGTTGGACCTGCGCCGGGCGCAGACGACGGTAAATCTTGCCCAACGGGATGTCGCACAGTACCAGCAGTGGGGCGCGCAGGGAGAGAACGCATTGAATCTTCTTGTTGGAAGCCCTGTTCCCGCCGAGTTGCTCCCGGAGCGTCTGAGCAAGGTTTCCTTACCCCGCGATTTTCAGATGGGACTTTCCTCTTCCGTCCTTCTGAGCAGACCCGACATCATGGCGGCTGAGCATCAACTGAAAGCGGCGAACGCCTATATCGGTGTGGCCCGCGCGGCTTTTTTCCCCCGAATTTCCTTAACGTCACTCATCGGGACGGCGAGCAAGGGGATCTCCGGCCTCTTTGATTCCGGCTCGGAAACCTGGACGCTCAATCCCATGATTGGAATACCCCTCTTCGATGCCCGCGCTTTTCTGGCGCTCCAATTCACCCATACCGATCAAGAGATCGCGCTGACCCAGTATCAGAAAGCCATCCAGACGGCCTTCAAGGAGGTCGCGGATGCCTTTGCGGTCGAGGGTACGATCGATCAACAGGTCGCCGCCCAGGAATCTTTGGTCGAGGCCACTGAGGAGATCTATCGTCTGGCGCAGAAACGCTATACCGGTGGAATCGAGAGTTACCTCAGTGTACTGGATGCGCAGCGCTCGCTCTATGGATCCCAGCAGGGGCTGGTGGGGTTGCGCTTGGCCAAACTCACCAATCAGGTGCAACTTTATGCTGTATTGGGTGGAGGCAACGGTGCCGGCCGATGA
- a CDS encoding VCBS repeat-containing protein produces MASSRGFAAAAFITGLVWIAILSFHSAALAVVTFTDINAGLVGTYYGDTIWGDYDGDGDLDLLVTGGSSASSPITRLYRNDGGGTFTFLSNLLPDLIFAAAAWGDYDNDGDLDLVLHGRESVDSVVHRVYRNDGAFGFHDIDAGLPEMLGGSTCWVDYDNDGDLDIFATGSRPDGPVDITRIFRNDGVNTFTEMAAGFPDLSGSFGAWGDYDNDGDMDLLFTGVDLLPFEKTISAQTHLYRNDGGTFTEIPTDFQACGYGYSAWGDYDNDGDLDVVIAGLDETEARLTIIYRNDGEALFTDISAGLVGANNCAVAWGDGDNDGDLDLLLTGSQAISDPITIFYRNDGGGSFVPTTNNLLQVGEGSVGWGDYDNDGDLDLVVAGRREGMLYSTIYSNYGASANTPPVAPTGLAATFADDRLVLSWLPASDAETPTAGLSYNLRVGTSSGGSQIMSAMVIPATGHRTIPALGNAQQCLSWSLDAQAEQYYWSVQSIDGAFAGSVFAAEHSFSIADVVVPESSERLRLHPSAPNPFHSEAVISYELAAAEPIRLAIYNASGRCVRVLLEETVSAGPHHLAWDGTDDQNRPVGSGFYFCRLETGGRSETRSIVRIE; encoded by the coding sequence ATGGCGTCATCAAGAGGGTTTGCAGCAGCGGCGTTCATCACTGGGCTGGTTTGGATAGCTATCCTTTCCTTTCACTCGGCGGCCCTGGCCGTCGTGACATTTACCGACATCAATGCCGGTCTGGTCGGCACCTACTACGGTGATACGATCTGGGGGGACTACGACGGCGACGGGGATCTCGATCTCCTGGTGACCGGGGGTAGCTCAGCTTCAAGTCCCATCACCCGCCTCTACCGGAACGATGGCGGAGGGACCTTTACTTTTTTGTCCAACCTGCTGCCGGACCTCATCTTTGCCGCGGCGGCGTGGGGCGATTACGACAACGATGGGGATCTCGACCTGGTGCTCCACGGTCGCGAAAGCGTTGATTCCGTGGTGCACCGCGTGTACCGCAACGACGGTGCGTTCGGCTTCCACGACATCGACGCCGGACTCCCGGAGATGCTTGGCGGATCGACTTGCTGGGTCGATTACGACAACGACGGGGACCTCGACATCTTTGCGACGGGCAGCCGGCCTGATGGTCCTGTCGATATCACGCGGATTTTCCGCAATGACGGAGTCAACACGTTCACCGAGATGGCCGCCGGATTTCCCGATCTTTCAGGGAGTTTCGGCGCTTGGGGCGACTACGACAACGATGGGGATATGGATCTCCTGTTCACGGGCGTCGATTTATTGCCCTTCGAAAAAACGATTTCAGCCCAGACACACCTCTACCGCAATGATGGTGGCACCTTCACAGAGATACCGACCGACTTCCAGGCGTGCGGATATGGTTATTCCGCCTGGGGTGACTATGACAACGACGGGGACCTCGACGTCGTGATTGCAGGGTTGGACGAAACGGAGGCACGCCTCACGATCATCTATCGCAATGATGGCGAGGCCCTCTTTACCGACATCTCCGCGGGCCTGGTAGGAGCCAACAACTGCGCTGTCGCGTGGGGAGATGGCGACAACGACGGGGATCTGGATCTTCTGCTGACCGGGTCGCAGGCCATAAGCGACCCCATTACCATCTTCTACCGCAATGACGGCGGAGGGAGTTTCGTTCCGACCACTAACAACCTGCTGCAGGTGGGTGAGGGATCGGTCGGCTGGGGCGACTATGACAACGACGGCGACCTCGACCTGGTCGTAGCCGGCCGCAGAGAAGGCATGCTCTACTCCACCATCTACAGTAACTACGGCGCATCGGCCAACACGCCGCCCGTCGCCCCGACCGGACTCGCCGCGACCTTCGCCGACGATCGTCTGGTGCTGAGCTGGCTTCCGGCATCCGATGCCGAGACGCCGACGGCCGGGCTTTCATACAACCTGCGGGTCGGCACCTCCTCGGGCGGATCCCAGATCATGTCGGCCATGGTGATCCCGGCCACCGGCCACCGAACGATCCCCGCGCTCGGCAATGCGCAGCAGTGCCTTTCCTGGTCACTGGATGCTCAGGCCGAGCAGTACTACTGGAGCGTCCAGTCGATCGACGGCGCCTTCGCCGGATCGGTTTTTGCCGCTGAGCATAGTTTCTCGATCGCCGATGTGGTCGTTCCGGAGTCGTCGGAGCGTCTTCGGCTTCATCCCAGCGCACCGAATCCTTTCCATAGCGAGGCGGTCATCTCCTATGAATTGGCTGCCGCGGAACCGATCCGGCTGGCGATCTATAATGCGTCGGGCCGCTGCGTGCGGGTGCTTCTTGAAGAGACCGTTTCGGCCGGCCCGCACCATCTCGCTTGGGACGGAACCGACGATCAAAACCGCCCCGTGGGATCCGGTTTCTATTTCTGCCGGTTGGAAACGGGGGGGCGGAGCGAGACCAGAAGCATCGTGCGGATCGAGTAA